TGGCCCCTAAATGTTCACCGAGAATCGAGAGCGTGGCAAGGGCTTTCTCGTCTCCCTCAACGAAGATGCAGGTCTCAGGCAGAACGGCCACAGCGCTCTTAATGTCTGGAAACGTCTGAAGAGGATGAAGCGAACCGAGAAGAGCCCCTTTTTCGTCAAGGGGCTTAAGCAGAGAAGACGGGTCGGCCCCGCTCGTGTGAAAAATGAGTTTTCCCTCGAGGCTTTTCGCTTTTTCATATATCTCTTCTGCCACCCCCTGAATGGCCCTGTCCTGTGTCGTAACGGCAACAACATCCGAGGCATGCACCACGGACACGTTGCTATCCGTATAGAGTATGTCCTTTCCCAAAAACGTCCTCGCTTGATCGAGCGAGGATGCGAGCCTGTCCGAGATCGCCGTGACATCGAAGCCTTTGTGTTTCAACGTATAGGCAAGGGATATTCCGACCTTGCCCGCGCCGATGATCCCAATTTTCATTTTTCAAAAACCTCCCTGGGAAGAACAAGGATGTTCCGCAGGATCTCGAGGGCCTTGCCGCCGATAGTGCTTGTCAGGCTCGGTGTGATATCCGGATCAATAAGGGGCCCCTTTACATTATAGG
The window above is part of the Syntrophorhabdaceae bacterium genome. Proteins encoded here:
- a CDS encoding Rossmann-like and DUF2520 domain-containing protein; translation: MKIGIIGAGKVGISLAYTLKHKGFDVTAISDRLASSLDQARTFLGKDILYTDSNVSVVHASDVVAVTTQDRAIQGVAEEIYEKAKSLEGKLIFHTSGADPSSLLKPLDEKGALLGSLHPLQTFPDIKSAVAVLPETCIFVEGDEKALATLSILGEHLGARVYTIAGEDKVLYHLSAVFVCNLLCALFYAGRGLMDKINVDFAPFLPIIRATLKNIESKGPLQSLTGPVVRGDVKTVKAHLQSMKGMELNTKVYRALSEVACEMARERGAISEDVVQALLDALNET